One Zymoseptoria tritici IPO323 chromosome 5, whole genome shotgun sequence genomic window, AACCATCCCACCCACCGCCGCTGCAATGACGGCCTGCAGCGCAATGGTGTCCTGAATTCCCCTCAACGCCGGCTCCTGGATCCAAATCTCCCGATCGAAAATCTTCCTCACCATGTTCCGCTGCTTGTACTTCGGCACCCAAGGTTCGTGTTGGAAAGAATTGTTCTCATTGCTGGTCAGActcatcgtcgacgaagtcttcttctcgagctgACTCTCCTCGGCAGCGTCAGTGAAAAGTTCCCACGGCCGCAAGTGGCGGTGATGAAGACCGTGCAGGACGATGCACATTCCTTTCCAGGCGGCGATGAGGGTGGCGATTCCGATGAACCAAGCGAGGAAAGGGAGAATACGCCAGGCTCGCCCAGCGGAGCTGAGTGTCAGCAGCAATGAGGATACGAGGCCGATGACGATACCTCCGGCTCCAAGGGCTCTGGCGAAAGTGACGCGGGCAGGATTGCCGTTGCAGATGGTCCAGCGGATGAAGTTTGGGTGTGCTTGGCGTCGGAGAGACCACTCGACTGTTGTGACGACGGATTTGAAGGCGGAAGGGTGTGTAGTGTGTTGCAAAGCGTGGAGGACGGATTGACGCTCGCGGGAAGAGAGATTCAATTCGCGAGGAGCATTTTCGGCAAAGTAGATGCTGATGATGCGGGTGATCTCGGAGCGGAAGGGTTGGGCGGTGACTGTGACCTTATCAGTACTGGTTTTGACGAAAGAGAGGGTGACAGCAACGTACATGGCTTCCACTTCATACCAGCATCATCAAAGGCTTGATCTGCTGCCATACGTTGTCCGCTGGCACTGCTGCTCAGGAGAGTCTTCTCATCACCGAATGAGGACCCGTACTCCGAGTTCATATCCCGATTGTCTTCCGCGGAGCCGTACTTGGAGGGCGTGTGCAGGTAGAATTGGTCCGCAGTGGCACTTTTGGGTTGCTCGGCAAAGTCGGTGTTCTTCAGCACCTCCATGATCTGCGGTGCAGCACGCTTGGGTCGTGCAGGTGAAACTCCGAGGTGGCCATCTTCGGGCTTTGGCTCCCACTTCGGTGACAGTGACTTCTCGCTCTCTTGCAGGCGTTCCCATCGTGCGGTGTAGTCGCGGTGCCAGAGAAAGAACTGGAGGTTCTCGGCGGAGTGCTCGATGTACTTGAGGTAGTTCATGAACTCGCGTACGGTGACAGGCTGGATGGTGTTAGTTGCGTTGCACTGCATGATAAAGTGAAGTGCAGCATACCGGACATGTACCGCCAGCGATGATGCGGTCGAAGGAGAGTGCTGGTGGGATACCACCGGTGAGAGTGGAGCTGCCAGACTGGATGGACTCATGGATCGAAGCCTGCTTCTCATCGCCGCTGAGGGAGACGTTGCTACTGGTGGATGCCACGTGAGAAGGTCGGCGGTAGTTCAGCGAGTAAACCATGATGGGCAGTCGTGAAGGAAGGAGGTAGGATGAAGGATGGAACGAGACACAACAGATGTTGTGTATGTTGGAGTGACAGTGCGATGTCGAAGGATTGAAGGTGATGAATGGAGGATTCCGTTGACGTCGGACGGATGACTTGATGGATGGGAGGACGAGATGGATGAGTTGATGAGGATAATCTGCTCAGATCGGCGGTCTTGCGATTTTCGGGATGCCGATGAAGGAAGGACCAAACTCGTGCTGCCCTCGtggctttagaggcgttcaAGGACAGTGCGCAGGTGGTCGAAATGAAGGTCGTACAAGGGAGGAGTGGCGGCCAGCCAAGCGAGGTACTGGTACCAGACCAGGCAAAAGAGGTGGACGAAGAGGGGAATCGTCTGTAGGATGAATAAGAGAGCAGTCAAAAACTGCTGTATATGCTCGACCCAAAAAACATGGAACTACCCACATGGTCCTCCTCCTTGTGCCGATCTGAGCAGTCATGCTCGCCCGCATACAACTCCTTCCCACTCGAGCCCTTCCCCATGGCAATGCACGCCGAGCAGCTTCCACCTCTGGATAATTCTCGCCATCAAGCGTGTTTCATGACCTGATCGAGGCAGAGGCCGGGCAACAGTGGAGCTACTCCAGACCAGAACCACGAAGTGGCATCGTCAATCCTACCGCCACCTCACGTCTGCCATACTCGCCTATCCACTCGGCTGAAAACGCCTTGCATCTCCCCGTTGAGGTCCCTGCTCAAGGGTACCATCGTCTAACTCCTGCGAACAACCAGATCAGGTAAACGGAATGCTCCACTCAAGAGTTCGGAGCGAGCAGTGGCTGCTTTCCACATGGCCCAGGTGCGTGTGGAAGAAGGTGTGGTTACGCCAATGGGAAAGAACGACCCGAGGCCGGCAGATCGACCCGCTAGCGTCGACCATTATAGAGGGACGGACAACCTCGTGCTGGCGATCGATCTTCAAGGTTGCAAGCGAAGTGTCGATCATCGTGAATGGTTCCATGTTGTAGATCTCCTTCACGTACAGACTTCGTGTCGATAACAGCGTCAACGTGCAAAGCGTAAGCCGGCCTCGTGCATGCCACGGGCTACAACGGCAAGATCACCTCCcatcgtctcttcctccgccagaGCCGTCAATTCTACCAAGTCTAGACTCAGACTCCCGCGACCGTTCCCAGTTCAGAACTTGTTCTCTAGTGTATATGCACCCGGCCAATTGGATCTATCCGAGCCGAACGAAGTGTGTTACACAGCAGCAAGCCTCGATCCAGATCGGGCGTCTGGGTTTAGACAGCAACACGACAATGGCTAGACCGATCGATCGTGCGCAAAGGCAGGAATTAGAACTGCCAAGTCATGACTCCGTCTTGTTTCCCGTGCTCGGGGTATGTGTACACCTTATGTACAAtcttctctgtcgttttCTCGTGGCGCAGCGATACACCCAGCCGAAGCAATCCCAAACCCCTCCACCTATACACAACCCTACTTTCCCCACTCCACCTCTCCAAGCTCCTTCACCGCCGTCCCGGTCAGAACTTCCACCTCACCCTTCCCAACAACAACCGAATCCTCGATCCTGATGCCTAACCCTCTGAACTTCTCCGGCCACCTCTGCTCGTTCGGAACGTACACTCCCGGTTCGATCGTAATACACATTccctccttcaacacctccGTCCTCGAATATCCCGGCGCATCATGAACATCCAACCCGACGTGATGGCCTACATGATGCGGAAATAGTTTCTGCAGCGTATCGCCTCGCACATCGAAGCCTAGCGCCTTCAACCCGTCCCGGAGCCCGGATTCGCAGGTGGAGTGGATGCTGTCCAGCGACATCGCCGCGTCCTCGCGACAGAGGGCTATACAATGCTTCTGCACGGACAGGATCATAGCGTACATATCTCTCTGCGCGTCCGTGAACCTCCCACACACAGGCCAAGTACGTGTGATGTCCGTGATGTACCCGCCATACTCGCCTCCCGCGTCtacgagcacgacttcgcCTGATGTAAGGAGGGCGTCGTTGCGGGTGTAGTGAATGCTGAGAGCGTTACCGCCGCCGGCGACGACGGGAACGTAGGCTTCTCCGGCAAGCCCGGCGGATTTGAAGCCGTGGGTTATGTTGGCCCAGAGCTGGGATTCGGAGTCTGGGAGGGATTTCATAGCAGATGTGAGGACTTCGCCGGAGCGCTGGCCTGCGATACGCATGTTTTGGAGTTCAACTGTGGATTTGGTGAGGCGAAGGTCGTTGATGAGAGGACGGAGTGGTTTGGGTGAGTATTTCGCAAATGCAGTTGGGGTATCGTTGGTGTTGGGGTGGAGGAAGCGTTCGAAGGCGGATTTGCGGGAGGAGTTGTGGCCGATGTCGGTGTATATTTGTGAGGCGCTTGAGAGGATCGAGGGTAGTATTCGAGAGATTGAATCGATGTCGCCGGCTTCATCAGCGTTGAAGACATCTTGAGCGGCTTGGACGCCTGAGCGCGCGCCATCCCAGAGTTCGGCGTAGGCGTCCTTTGGGCGGACGTAGAGGTGGAAGGTGTATTCGACGTCGGAGGTGCCTTTTGCTGTTGGACTGTGAGAACAGCTTCGATTTGTGCGAGAGGCTCGTTCGGAGATCACAAACCTATTATCGCAACAGCATTGGGTTCATTGAAACCTGGATGTCACCTCTTAGCCTCTCCGATCTTCACTCATGTCCGAGCCGAGCCATCTCAAGACAAACCAACCCGTCAAGTAGAAGAAGTTCGAGTCCTGCCGGAACTCGTAGAACACCGCTCCAGATCGATACTTCACTTCCGAAGCAGCCAGCACCGCGACACTATTCTTCGGCAGCTTTCTCGCAAGCGCAGCTCTTCGATGGTGGTATTCTAGAGCAGAAATTCCGGGTGTGACTATCTCAAATCCTCATCAACGATTATTCTTGCCCTCTCTTACAGCTCCCCTTGTAGACGTACGATCACCAGCTTCGATGAGATGTGGATGTGTCTCGTGCAATGGCTGTCCGAACTGGATCGAGGCGGCGGATATGAGGGTTCGTTTCGAAGGCGTGAGACGGCATGGTCTGCTGCGAAAGGTTGGCGTTGGGCGCAGGGCTGCCCGTAGAGCGGGCGGCAGCGTTCTGCGCATCGCTGTGTGGTGTAGGAGGGTGGATGTCGAGGAAAACACTGACGTCGCGTGGACTCGAGATGAAGATCGTGTGTGAAGGACGCCGCACTAGCATGGCGCTAGCACGATGCTAGCGCGGTGCTTGCTTGAAGGTTTACGCGGACGCTAGCGTGGTGGAGCACTGCTCGCGAGCGTGCTTGCAACTTGGTAAACGACGCCTTGACGCACGCTTCTAACAACTGGCAAATGCTGATCAGAGCAATATCTGACAACCTATCATAGGCATATTGCGACTGAAGCCGATGCGATGAAGATGCAGACTTCGCTGCAGCACAAGTCCTCAAGCTTGCCACGGGGATGCGCCAGCGAAGTCTTCGCGAGATTGGACCGAAGATCACcaatgaagacgacgagagTGTGAACGACGATGAGACTGTGCTTGCAAAG contains:
- a CDS encoding peptidase M24 (Peptidase M24) translates to MRRTLPPALRAALRPTPTFRSRPCRLTPSKRTLISAASIQFGQPLHETHPHLIEAGDLTPGISALEYHHRRAALARKLPKNSVAVLAASEVKYRSGAVFYEFRQDSNFFYLTGFNEPNAVAIIAKGTSDVEYTFHLYVRPKDAYAELWDGARSGVQAAQDVFNADEAGDIDSISRILPSILSSASQIYTDIGHNSSRKSAFERFLHPNTNDTPTAFAKYSPKPLRPLINDLRLTKSTVELQNMRIAGQRSGEVLTSAMKSLPDSESQLWANITHGFKSAGLAGEAYVPVVAGGGNALSIHYTRNDALLTSGEVVLVDAGGEYGGYITDITRTWPVCGRFTDAQRDMYAMILSVQKHCIALCREDAAMSLDSIHSTCESGLRDGLKALGFDVRGDTLQKLFPHHVGHHVGLDVHDAPGYSRTEVLKEGMCITIEPGVYVPNEQRWPEKFRGLGIRIEDSVVVGKGEVEVLTGTAVKELGEVEWGK